A DNA window from Mycolicibacter hiberniae contains the following coding sequences:
- a CDS encoding PPE family protein, protein MDYGALPPEVNSGRMYAGPGTGSMLAAASAWDGLAAELESAGSTYRSMISGLIDGQWLGPSSMAMAAATTPYVEWMTTTALQAEEAAFQAKAAAAAHAAAFAMTVPPPVVAANRALLMVLVATNFFGQNTPAIAANEAEYVEMWAQDATAMYGYAGSSAAASRLTPFAPPPSPANPGGPALQSASVAQAAGTSAGTAQQTLSQMISTTLQSLASPATSTSSPAGPGLVGQLVNALDTGGPTVPTPTPTPTVTSPFGTIDAGSIVSTLFSQYAYLPGFFGIFMASQALGPLMNPAAVASLTSAGGATALPPLAALADAATAAGTSAGASAGAAMGAAAAGGVIGSGLSSSLGSLAGAGQAASVGALSVPQTWGWAAMPQVATLASASAPLALSAGEVAGGMGGAPLMFGALPAAGAMGAGAMGAAKGPEGAVPAKYMPRMKVLGGSPAAGYPAEPVPASLPENAIPPGFAPPPPGFRCALVYLPVSGQEPPV, encoded by the coding sequence ATGGACTACGGGGCGCTCCCGCCAGAGGTCAACTCCGGACGAATGTATGCGGGGCCGGGGACGGGATCGATGCTGGCCGCCGCGTCGGCTTGGGATGGTCTGGCAGCCGAATTGGAGTCCGCGGGTTCGACTTACCGATCGATGATCTCGGGGTTGATCGACGGGCAGTGGTTGGGGCCGTCATCGATGGCCATGGCGGCGGCCACCACTCCGTATGTGGAATGGATGACCACCACCGCCTTGCAGGCCGAAGAGGCGGCGTTTCAGGCGAAGGCGGCTGCAGCCGCGCACGCGGCGGCCTTCGCGATGACGGTGCCGCCTCCAGTGGTCGCGGCAAACCGGGCTCTGCTGATGGTGTTGGTCGCAACCAATTTCTTCGGGCAGAACACCCCGGCGATCGCCGCCAATGAAGCGGAATACGTCGAAATGTGGGCCCAGGACGCGACGGCGATGTACGGCTACGCCGGAAGCTCGGCCGCCGCTTCGAGGTTGACGCCCTTCGCGCCGCCGCCGTCGCCCGCCAACCCGGGCGGGCCGGCGCTGCAGAGCGCCTCGGTGGCCCAGGCTGCCGGCACCTCTGCCGGTACCGCGCAGCAGACGTTGTCGCAGATGATCTCCACTACGCTGCAAAGCCTGGCATCCCCCGCGACGTCGACTTCGTCGCCGGCTGGTCCGGGGCTCGTGGGCCAGCTGGTGAATGCGCTGGATACGGGCGGCCCCACTGTCCCCACCCCCACCCCGACCCCGACCGTGACATCGCCCTTCGGCACCATCGACGCCGGCAGCATCGTGAGCACGTTGTTCTCCCAGTATGCTTACCTGCCCGGCTTTTTCGGCATCTTTATGGCGTCCCAGGCGTTGGGTCCCCTGATGAATCCGGCCGCCGTCGCGTCCCTCACGAGCGCTGGGGGCGCTACAGCCCTGCCGCCGCTGGCCGCATTGGCCGATGCGGCGACCGCAGCGGGAACATCGGCGGGCGCGTCGGCAGGCGCGGCGATGGGCGCCGCGGCCGCCGGAGGCGTCATCGGATCAGGGTTGAGTTCGAGCCTGGGCAGTCTGGCGGGTGCCGGTCAAGCGGCATCTGTCGGGGCGTTGTCGGTGCCGCAGACTTGGGGATGGGCTGCGATGCCGCAGGTGGCGACACTCGCTTCCGCGAGTGCGCCGCTGGCGCTGTCGGCCGGCGAGGTCGCCGGCGGCATGGGTGGTGCGCCGCTCATGTTCGGTGCGTTGCCGGCGGCCGGAGCCATGGGCGCCGGGGCCATGGGCGCCGCCAAGGGGCCCGAGGGGGCCGTGCCTGCCAAATACATGCCACGCATGAAGGTGCTCGGTGGTTCACCGGCTGCCGGATACCCTGCCGAGCCGGTACCCGCGTCGCTCCCCGAGAACGCGATACCGCCCGGATTCGCGCCGCCGCCCCCCGGGTTCCGGTGTGCGCTGGTGTACCTGCCGGTCAGCGGACAGGAGCCACCGGTATGA
- a CDS encoding WXG100 family type VII secretion target — translation MSINYQFGDVDAHGALIRAQAASLEAEHQAIIRDVLAAGDFWGGAGSVACQEFITQLGRNFQVIYEQANVHGQKVQTAGNNMANTDASVGSSWA, via the coding sequence ATGTCTATCAACTACCAGTTCGGTGACGTCGATGCCCATGGGGCGTTGATCCGTGCGCAGGCAGCATCGTTGGAGGCCGAACATCAAGCGATCATCCGTGATGTGTTGGCTGCCGGGGATTTCTGGGGCGGCGCCGGCTCGGTGGCCTGCCAGGAGTTCATCACCCAGCTGGGCCGGAACTTCCAGGTCATCTATGAGCAGGCCAACGTCCACGGGCAGAAGGTGCAGACGGCTGGCAACAACATGGCCAACACCGACGCCTCAGTCGGATCCAGCTGGGCCTGA
- a CDS encoding SIS domain-containing protein — translation MSAVATAYTTQYLEEVNKIAALVDPATIDRMIQLLCGIRENGGRLFVLGVGGSAGNAGHAVNDFRKICGMEAYAPTDNVSELTARVNDDGWESCFINWLKGSRLGSRDAVLVFSVGGGSLERNISGNIVHAVRHAKTIGATVLGIVGRDGGYTAQQADACLVIPTLSPETVTPHAESWQAVVWHLIVSHPDMKEHEMKWESTR, via the coding sequence ATGAGCGCTGTGGCCACCGCTTACACCACCCAGTATCTGGAGGAGGTGAACAAGATTGCCGCACTGGTGGATCCGGCCACGATCGACCGGATGATCCAGCTGTTGTGCGGAATCCGGGAAAACGGGGGACGGTTGTTCGTCCTGGGGGTAGGCGGCAGCGCCGGCAACGCCGGACACGCAGTCAATGACTTTCGCAAGATCTGCGGGATGGAAGCCTACGCGCCCACCGATAACGTGTCGGAGCTGACCGCTCGGGTCAATGACGACGGCTGGGAGAGCTGCTTCATCAATTGGCTGAAGGGCAGCCGGCTTGGGTCCCGCGACGCGGTGCTGGTGTTCTCCGTCGGCGGCGGGAGTCTGGAACGAAACATCAGCGGCAACATCGTGCACGCGGTGCGGCACGCCAAGACTATCGGTGCGACCGTCTTGGGCATCGTGGGCCGCGACGGTGGCTACACCGCGCAGCAGGCCGACGCCTGCCTCGTCATCCCCACCTTGAGCCCCGAGACCGTTACGCCTCATGCCGAGTCCTGGCAGGCGGTGGTGTGGCACCTGATCGTCTCCCACCCCGACATGAAGGAACACGAGATGAAGTGGGAGTCGACCCGGTGA
- the gmd gene encoding GDP-mannose 4,6-dehydratase has protein sequence MKRALITGITGQDGSYLAELLLSKGYEVHGLVRRSSTLNTSRIDHLYVDPHEPAARLFLHYSDLTDGARLVTLLSTIEPDEVYNLAAQSHVRVSFDEPVHTGDTTGMGSMRLLEAVRIAKVGCRFYQASSSEMFGASPPPQSEETAFYPRSPYGAAKVYSYWVTRNYREAYGMFAVNGILFNHESPRRGETFVTRKITRAAASIKAGMQSHLYVGNLAAVRDWGYAPEYVEGMWRMLQAPVPDDFVLATGFGYSVQDFAQAAFDHAGLDWEKHVRFDERYLRPSEVDSLIGDATKAARTLGWTASTHTAELARIMVDADIAALECAGRPWIDNPMLALRR, from the coding sequence GTGAAGCGAGCCCTGATCACCGGAATCACCGGGCAAGACGGCTCCTATCTCGCCGAATTGCTGTTGAGCAAGGGTTACGAAGTCCATGGGCTCGTGCGCCGGTCCTCGACGCTCAACACATCGCGGATCGACCACCTCTACGTCGATCCACACGAGCCCGCCGCACGACTGTTCTTGCACTACAGCGATCTGACCGACGGTGCCCGCCTGGTGACATTGCTGAGCACCATCGAACCGGACGAGGTCTATAACCTTGCGGCACAGTCGCATGTGCGCGTCAGCTTCGACGAGCCGGTGCACACCGGTGACACCACGGGTATGGGATCCATGCGGCTGCTGGAAGCCGTCCGGATCGCCAAGGTGGGATGCCGCTTCTACCAGGCGTCTTCCTCGGAGATGTTCGGGGCGTCACCACCACCGCAGAGCGAGGAGACCGCCTTCTATCCGCGGTCACCGTATGGCGCGGCAAAGGTCTACTCGTACTGGGTGACGCGTAACTACCGGGAGGCGTACGGCATGTTCGCCGTCAACGGCATCTTGTTCAATCACGAGTCACCCCGGCGCGGTGAGACTTTCGTGACCCGAAAGATCACCCGCGCCGCCGCCAGCATCAAAGCCGGCATGCAGTCCCATCTCTATGTGGGCAATCTGGCTGCTGTTCGCGACTGGGGGTATGCCCCGGAGTATGTCGAAGGCATGTGGCGGATGCTGCAGGCTCCCGTACCGGACGACTTCGTTCTTGCGACCGGCTTCGGCTACAGCGTGCAGGATTTTGCCCAGGCAGCATTCGATCATGCCGGCCTCGATTGGGAGAAGCACGTCAGATTCGACGAACGCTATCTGCGACCGAGCGAGGTCGATTCGCTGATCGGCGACGCCACCAAGGCAGCGAGAACGCTCGGCTGGACGGCATCCACACACACAGCCGAGCTGGCACGAATCATGGTGGACGCCGACATTGCCGCCCTGGAATGCGCGGGCCGGCCATGGATCGACAATCCGATGCTTGCTCTCCGGAGATGA
- a CDS encoding WXG100 family type VII secretion target, with translation MPSRFMTDPDAMRSMAGRFDVHAATVEDEARRMWASSSNISGAGWSGLAERTSYDTMGQMQSAFRNIVTMLHGVRDGLVRDANHYETQEAASQQILSS, from the coding sequence ATGCCCAGTCGCTTTATGACGGACCCGGACGCCATGCGGAGTATGGCGGGTCGATTTGATGTGCACGCTGCCACTGTGGAGGACGAGGCCCGGCGAATGTGGGCGTCATCGAGCAACATTTCCGGCGCGGGGTGGTCAGGGCTCGCCGAGCGCACGTCCTACGACACCATGGGGCAGATGCAGAGCGCGTTTCGCAACATCGTGACCATGCTGCACGGCGTGCGCGACGGCTTGGTTCGCGACGCCAACCACTACGAGACGCAAGAAGCTGCGTCCCAACAGATCTTGAGCAGCTAG
- a CDS encoding transaldolase, with product MAPLKIDIYADGADVDEMLAALKQPYIRGFTTNPTLMRKAGVTDYEAFASQVLGHIKSLPISFEVFSDDFDEMDRQARFIDSWGSNVYVKIPVTNTAGASAAGLIRTLASDRIKLNVTALLTVDQVWEVAGELNPDVPAIVSVFAGRIADTGVDPVPIMKESLKILQYRPKAKLLWASPRELLNLVQADQVGCHVITVTPDILKKLPMLGRDLAQLSLDTVKMFHNDAHTAGFSLRTRTDAYI from the coding sequence ATGGCCCCGCTGAAGATTGACATCTACGCCGACGGCGCTGATGTGGATGAGATGCTGGCAGCGCTCAAGCAGCCTTACATCAGAGGCTTTACGACGAACCCGACGTTGATGCGTAAGGCCGGTGTGACCGACTACGAGGCCTTCGCCTCCCAGGTGCTGGGCCATATCAAAAGCCTGCCCATCTCCTTCGAGGTGTTTTCCGACGATTTCGACGAGATGGACCGGCAAGCGCGTTTCATCGACTCGTGGGGCTCGAACGTCTACGTCAAGATTCCGGTGACCAATACCGCGGGCGCGTCGGCGGCAGGACTCATCCGAACTTTGGCGTCGGATCGCATCAAGTTGAACGTGACGGCGTTGTTGACCGTCGATCAGGTCTGGGAAGTCGCCGGCGAGCTGAATCCGGACGTGCCGGCGATCGTGTCCGTCTTCGCCGGGCGCATCGCGGACACCGGCGTGGACCCTGTCCCGATCATGAAGGAGTCGTTGAAGATCCTGCAGTACCGGCCTAAAGCGAAGTTGTTGTGGGCCAGTCCACGTGAGCTGCTGAATCTGGTTCAGGCCGATCAGGTGGGTTGCCACGTCATCACGGTGACGCCCGACATCCTCAAGAAGCTGCCGATGCTCGGCCGCGACCTGGCGCAGCTTTCCCTGGACACCGTGAAGATGTTTCACAACGATGCGCACACGGCTGGATTCTCGCTCCGGACGCGTACCGATGCCTACATCTGA
- a CDS encoding sugar transferase produces the protein MATDFAVLSAVVAVAQILRFGTVSNGSLWAGAGSVGYAGVSVLIVCAWSLGLAIYHTRAPQVIGAGPEEFRRVWTATFSVFGALAVVSTLLKLDIARGYLAIAFPLGLVALSANRRVARAYISAQRRRGRFLTAVLAIGELRSVAALARSLTRHPADGYAVVGVCTPGGPQRGELVVPDLGRLRVFPYQDDIRYAIAASRADTVALTSTAELGPEGVHDLSWQLEELGVDLVVSPGIVDVAGPRLTVRPVADLPLIQVDKPQYQGAKQFQKRAFDVCFSLLALLAAGPIMIVAAVAVKATGPGPVFYRSERIGLDGLPFRMIKFRTMVVDADRQLAHLVDLNDSVGGVLFKIRKDPRVTRVGRLLRRYSIDELPQFINVLRGEMSVVGPRPPLPGEVEAYDHRVRRRLLVRPGITGLWQISGRSDLSWEDSVRLDLSYVENWSMLSDLAIAAKTVGAIGGGKGAY, from the coding sequence ATGGCAACCGATTTCGCCGTTCTGAGCGCCGTTGTGGCGGTGGCGCAGATCCTGCGATTCGGAACCGTGTCAAACGGCAGTCTGTGGGCGGGAGCCGGTTCCGTGGGTTACGCGGGGGTCTCGGTACTGATCGTCTGTGCGTGGTCCCTGGGCCTGGCGATCTATCACACCCGTGCGCCACAGGTGATCGGAGCAGGACCCGAGGAGTTCCGCCGGGTGTGGACGGCCACCTTCTCGGTCTTCGGGGCCCTCGCCGTCGTGTCCACCCTGTTGAAGCTCGACATCGCGCGAGGCTATCTCGCGATCGCGTTTCCGCTCGGTCTTGTCGCGTTGTCCGCCAATCGCCGCGTGGCGCGCGCCTATATCTCGGCGCAGCGGCGCCGCGGGCGCTTCCTTACTGCCGTGCTCGCGATCGGAGAGCTCCGATCGGTCGCCGCCCTCGCGCGGTCGCTGACCCGGCATCCCGCCGACGGCTACGCCGTGGTCGGGGTGTGCACCCCCGGCGGCCCGCAACGCGGAGAGCTGGTCGTCCCGGATCTCGGGCGGCTGCGTGTGTTCCCCTACCAGGACGATATTCGGTACGCGATAGCGGCCTCGCGGGCTGACACCGTGGCGTTGACCTCGACGGCCGAGCTGGGGCCCGAAGGCGTCCACGACCTGTCGTGGCAGTTGGAGGAGCTCGGAGTCGACCTTGTCGTCTCGCCGGGAATCGTCGACGTAGCCGGCCCGCGGTTGACCGTGCGCCCGGTGGCCGACCTACCGCTGATCCAGGTTGACAAGCCGCAATATCAGGGAGCCAAGCAGTTTCAAAAGCGCGCATTCGACGTGTGCTTTTCCCTGCTGGCGCTGTTGGCTGCCGGCCCGATCATGATCGTCGCCGCCGTGGCCGTGAAAGCGACCGGCCCGGGCCCGGTCTTCTATCGTTCGGAACGCATCGGTCTGGACGGCCTGCCATTTCGGATGATCAAGTTCCGCACCATGGTTGTCGATGCTGACCGCCAACTGGCGCATCTGGTCGACCTCAACGACAGCGTCGGCGGTGTGCTGTTCAAAATCCGCAAGGACCCCAGAGTCACTCGGGTGGGCAGGCTGCTGCGCCGCTACAGCATCGACGAACTCCCGCAGTTCATCAACGTGCTGCGGGGAGAGATGAGCGTAGTCGGGCCCCGGCCACCACTGCCGGGCGAAGTCGAAGCCTATGACCACCGGGTCCGTCGCCGGCTTCTGGTCCGTCCCGGCATCACCGGACTGTGGCAGATAAGCGGCCGCTCCGACCTGTCTTGGGAGGACTCGGTGCGGTTGGACCTCTCCTACGTGGAGAACTGGTCGATGCTCAGCGATTTGGCGATCGCCGCGAAAACCGTCGGCGCGATCGGGGGTGGGAAAGGCGCGTACTGA
- a CDS encoding D-glycero-alpha-D-manno-heptose-1,7-bisphosphate 7-phosphatase produces the protein MTAAVFLDRDGVLNELIFNPATGQYESPHRPEDLVVIDGVIPALRRLARAGFALFVVSNQPSYAKGKTTFENIQGIHRRLEGSLSANGIAFGDYFYCYHHPDGIVPGYSQKCRCRKPMPYFLLKAASERGVDLATSWMVGDQDTDVECGQRVGCRTALVTNAHSAAKRGCSRPDVTATALSHVVDLIVRWKGGGDNGPAED, from the coding sequence GTGACCGCGGCGGTGTTTCTGGATCGAGACGGAGTGCTAAATGAGTTGATCTTCAATCCGGCGACGGGCCAGTACGAGTCACCCCACAGGCCCGAGGATCTGGTCGTGATCGACGGCGTCATACCGGCACTGCGGCGTTTGGCCCGAGCTGGGTTCGCGCTCTTCGTGGTGTCCAACCAGCCCAGCTACGCCAAGGGCAAGACCACGTTCGAGAACATCCAGGGCATCCACCGTCGGCTGGAGGGTTCCTTGAGCGCCAATGGGATCGCCTTTGGCGACTATTTCTACTGTTATCACCACCCGGACGGGATCGTGCCGGGGTATTCGCAGAAGTGCCGGTGTCGCAAGCCGATGCCGTACTTCCTGTTGAAGGCGGCCAGCGAGCGCGGTGTCGATCTGGCCACGTCGTGGATGGTGGGCGACCAGGACACCGACGTGGAATGCGGTCAGCGCGTGGGCTGCAGGACGGCGCTGGTCACGAACGCGCATTCGGCTGCGAAGAGGGGTTGTTCGCGGCCCGACGTCACCGCGACGGCGTTGTCGCACGTTGTAGACCTGATTGTCCGTTGGAAGGGAGGTGGGGACAATGGCCCCGCTGAAGATTGA